A DNA window from uncultured Methanoregula sp. contains the following coding sequences:
- a CDS encoding type III PLP-dependent enzyme — MTKVAVDTKKKRKKKSTEETPVPHIGTVSKKLLQELASEHGTPIFVIDHQKLRDNYQEFKQHMPDVQVYFAVKANSNKEIVKTLFDIGCSFDVASMPEFMIVYENIKSMPAKERQQWIWDKIIYANTIKPIETLEALDKYKPLVTFDNHHEILKIRDHAPHAGLVLRIRVPNTGSMVELSSKFGAHPGEAVDLIVEAFDNGLVVEGLSFHVGSQCTNFDNYVQALQISASIIKEVEDRTGKKIRILDIGGGFPVKYHPGIRSIRTLAKKLNTEIKRLFPKDMQILAEPGRFLVANTCTVVAKVVGKAVRDGKPCYYINDGVYHTYSGQVFDHINYPVLPFKSGETQISAVFGPTCDAFDTITLSAELPDLDIGDLVYSENIGAYSHASSTYFNGFPPAKVIHINK; from the coding sequence ATGACAAAAGTCGCGGTGGATACCAAGAAAAAGCGAAAGAAGAAAAGTACCGAAGAGACACCCGTCCCCCACATAGGAACGGTCAGCAAAAAACTCTTACAGGAACTTGCTTCCGAGCACGGCACCCCTATTTTCGTAATCGATCACCAGAAACTCCGGGACAATTACCAGGAGTTCAAACAGCACATGCCCGACGTGCAGGTCTATTTCGCCGTCAAGGCCAACTCCAACAAGGAGATCGTCAAGACCCTCTTTGATATCGGGTGCAGCTTCGATGTGGCATCGATGCCCGAGTTCATGATCGTGTACGAGAACATCAAGAGTATGCCGGCAAAGGAACGGCAGCAATGGATCTGGGACAAGATCATTTACGCCAATACCATCAAACCGATCGAGACCCTGGAGGCACTCGACAAATACAAGCCGCTGGTCACGTTTGACAACCACCACGAGATCCTCAAGATCCGCGATCATGCCCCCCATGCCGGCCTTGTCCTGCGCATCCGGGTCCCGAACACCGGATCCATGGTTGAACTCTCGAGCAAGTTCGGCGCTCACCCGGGTGAAGCGGTTGATCTGATCGTCGAAGCATTCGACAACGGTCTCGTTGTCGAAGGCCTGAGTTTTCATGTCGGGAGTCAGTGCACCAATTTTGACAATTACGTCCAGGCCCTGCAGATCTCGGCAAGCATCATCAAGGAAGTGGAAGACCGGACCGGCAAGAAGATCCGGATTCTCGATATCGGGGGTGGATTCCCGGTCAAATACCACCCGGGCATCAGATCCATCCGCACGCTTGCAAAGAAGCTCAATACCGAGATCAAGCGCCTCTTCCCCAAAGATATGCAGATTCTTGCCGAACCGGGCCGGTTCCTGGTCGCCAACACCTGCACAGTTGTGGCAAAAGTAGTTGGAAAAGCAGTCCGCGACGGCAAGCCCTGCTACTACATCAACGACGGGGTTTACCACACGTACTCAGGGCAGGTCTTCGATCATATCAATTACCCGGTCCTGCCATTCAAGAGTGGCGAGACACAGATCTCGGCGGTCTTCGGGCCGACCTGCGATGCATTCGACACGATAACCCTCTCCGCGGAACTGCCGGATCTTGATATCGGCGACCTTGTCTATTCCGAGAATATCGGGGCGTACTCGCATGCCTCATCAACCTACTTTAACGGGTTCCCGCCCGCAAAAGTGATCCATATCAACAAGTAA
- a CDS encoding saccharopine dehydrogenase NADP-binding domain-containing protein: protein MDFKNRVLIIGYGAVSKCMLPILLRHVSVPLENITIIDFKDKSADLKAWTAGGLRFVKKKILPKNLTEVLSEYLSPGGLLIDVAWNIDCCEVAQWCHDNNVLYVNTSVEAWDPDATVATASPYEKTLYFRQMRLMELTKDWKDAATCVVDHGANPGLISHFAKQGLVDIAERMIADGIAKDPERIKRLINERDFAQLAMETGIKVIHCAEHDTQISRSPKKVGEFVGTWCIEGLREEGIAPAEIGWGTHEKTLPPLAIIPPVGPKNGILIPKMGINTWVRSWVPNQEIIGMVIRHGEAFGISERWTVWKDGQPIYRPTVHYAYMPCDATIASIQELRARNYELQPKLRIMSDREIVSGADILGALLMGHPYKSWWTGSILPIDEAKKLAPGQNATTIQVALGVVSAVMWMIAHPRQGFCLPDDLPHEFVLDIAKPYLGEFWSGPSDWTPLKNRAIYFKENPENNYDREDIWQFKNFLFVQ from the coding sequence ATGGATTTCAAAAACAGAGTACTCATCATCGGTTACGGGGCGGTATCCAAGTGCATGCTTCCCATCCTGCTCCGGCATGTGAGCGTACCGCTTGAGAACATCACGATCATTGATTTCAAGGATAAATCCGCAGATCTCAAGGCCTGGACTGCCGGGGGATTACGCTTTGTCAAAAAGAAGATCCTCCCCAAAAACTTGACCGAAGTTCTCTCGGAATACCTGTCACCCGGCGGCCTTTTGATCGATGTTGCCTGGAACATCGACTGCTGCGAGGTGGCGCAGTGGTGCCATGACAACAATGTCCTCTATGTCAATACCTCCGTGGAAGCCTGGGATCCCGACGCAACGGTTGCAACCGCCAGCCCCTATGAAAAAACCCTCTATTTCCGCCAGATGCGGCTCATGGAGCTGACAAAGGACTGGAAAGATGCCGCAACCTGCGTTGTTGACCACGGAGCCAACCCGGGCCTCATCTCCCACTTTGCCAAGCAGGGCCTTGTGGATATTGCAGAGCGGATGATTGCCGACGGGATTGCTAAGGACCCGGAACGGATCAAGCGGTTGATCAATGAACGGGACTTTGCCCAGCTCGCCATGGAGACGGGCATCAAAGTCATCCACTGCGCAGAACACGATACCCAGATCTCCCGGTCCCCCAAGAAAGTGGGCGAGTTTGTCGGTACCTGGTGCATAGAAGGTCTCCGGGAGGAGGGCATAGCTCCTGCGGAGATTGGCTGGGGCACCCATGAGAAGACGCTGCCCCCTCTGGCCATCATTCCCCCGGTGGGGCCGAAGAACGGGATTCTCATCCCCAAGATGGGCATCAATACCTGGGTGCGGTCCTGGGTCCCCAACCAGGAGATCATCGGTATGGTCATCCGGCACGGGGAGGCCTTTGGCATCTCCGAACGGTGGACGGTCTGGAAAGACGGGCAGCCGATCTATCGCCCGACAGTTCACTATGCGTACATGCCCTGCGATGCAACGATCGCATCCATCCAGGAACTGCGCGCACGCAACTACGAGCTCCAGCCGAAGCTCCGGATCATGAGCGACCGGGAGATAGTCTCCGGTGCCGACATCCTCGGGGCGCTCCTGATGGGCCACCCCTACAAATCCTGGTGGACAGGCTCCATTCTCCCGATTGATGAGGCCAAGAAGCTCGCACCGGGCCAGAATGCCACAACCATCCAGGTTGCCCTCGGGGTCGTCAGCGCCGTGATGTGGATGATCGCGCACCCGCGGCAGGGTTTCTGCCTTCCCGACGATCTGCCGCACGAGTTCGTCCTTGATATCGCAAAACCCTACCTCGGGGAGTTCTGGTCCGGACCCTCGGACTGGACGCCGTTGAAAAACCGTGCCATCTACTTCAAGGAAAACCCGGAGAACAATTATGACCGGGAAGATATCTGGCAATTCAAAAACTTCTTATTCGTGCAATAA
- the pfdA gene encoding prefoldin subunit alpha has product MADTMQPMDQRELMTLQHYLKEYGQQAEIFVSQLELLENGRMEAHAAIEALEAMLAAEDNTVLLQIGGGASVRAKVLEPEKVLLAIGSEVVVERSNKDAVEFLKERIIEMEASQKKVAETLDRLRSQMNEINKRIESGYQQAMAGQEAE; this is encoded by the coding sequence ATGGCAGATACCATGCAACCAATGGACCAGCGTGAACTCATGACGCTCCAGCACTACCTCAAGGAATACGGCCAGCAGGCAGAGATTTTTGTCAGCCAGCTGGAACTTCTGGAGAACGGGAGGATGGAGGCGCATGCAGCTATCGAGGCTCTCGAAGCAATGCTTGCTGCAGAAGACAACACGGTCCTTCTCCAGATTGGCGGCGGGGCCAGTGTCAGGGCAAAAGTCCTCGAACCCGAGAAGGTGCTTCTCGCCATAGGATCGGAAGTTGTTGTGGAACGCTCCAACAAGGATGCCGTTGAGTTCTTGAAAGAACGGATCATCGAGATGGAAGCTTCCCAGAAGAAGGTGGCCGAGACCCTCGACCGGCTCCGCTCCCAGATGAACGAGATCAACAAACGGATCGAATCGGGCTACCAGCAGGCCATGGCCGGACAGGAAGCCGAATAA